From the Juglans microcarpa x Juglans regia isolate MS1-56 chromosome 3D, Jm3101_v1.0, whole genome shotgun sequence genome, the window CATCAACCCACATCTTCACAGCCTCCAGTGCGGTGAAGTTACCCGATCCGAGAGCGATGTTTTCCCCATAGGGTCCATTGGAATGCTCCAAGTTGCAATCCCTCCTCTTGTTAGCATAATTCCTGGCATAGACTTGCAACGTGTGGTTCCACGTTAGAGGAGCAACACCGACTTCGGCACGAGCAGCATTGTGGGCGTTGAGAAAGTCTCGGTAGGAATTTTGGGCCAGGGAGGCTTGAATTAGGGTAAACCCTATGAAGCATATTGCTAGAAAAAACTTGCTAAACCCCATTTTAGAAGGCTTTTCAAGTTAATAGATTTGTGGTGGTTGGTGGGAAAAATGGGGCATATGATATCGGTTTTTATAAGACGCTTTGATCTGCATGATTAGCTTTACATACTATATATGGCGATAGCTAGTGAATATCAGTGGCCGTATCTCTCAATTTGATCTCTCCGTTATAATCTCAACTTAATTACAAGTAATTAGGTAGAACGAACGTTGTTAATCctggcctatatatatatatattatatatatttatatatatgatctaattATGTACATGGGCAGTGATACACTTACCTATTATGTCTTCATGATGaactgataatatatattttcccccTCACGCTTTAAACGTCTTTCACCCCTTTTATTGAAAATGAATTAAGGGGGACAATCTTTTGTCATCTGTCAAATAACTCCTAAtttctaaagaaagaaatagtCGGGTACGTAGACTTTTCTTACTATacattgttattattattaagtgatatatttttataattattttatcaatgACATCTTGATAGAAATTGGATTCATTTAATTAGGAATCAAGATACTAGTAATTATGCTGTTCTAAGATGTGCAAGCATTACTCatcccttttaaaaaaagtattggagtccatttaatttttaaaaataaaaaaattcatataaattcATGTAGATTTACgtacctattttttttaaagagacttTGCACATTCTAGggctacaaatatcatttctctctttatatataagGTATCTATTTTCCACGTACGTAGTAATACATTCACCATTCATATATGACAATTATCGAAGTCATAAGAGGTCGAAGATTTGTGTGTACGTAATgcgagaaatgatatttgtattcGTAAAGTGTGTAAATCTCGTACATTCTCTGTGAAAAAAGTGAATCAATCTAGTacccatatgaaaaattatttttttaatggtgaatctcactattttttcaaagggagtggATAGACTTGCAATAATTCTAGGACggtatctagcattattctacATTAATACCACTAACTTGTACTTCGTATTTCATGtagcatttaatttttattttcaactaaTTAACCTTGAAATGAATACTAATTTCCTTCGATCTGTGCATGGTCCggttactaaaatcataaattaaataactaaTTAACCAACCTTACTAATTTAACGTGCCTTACGAGTCTTGATTAGACAAGATATATATTTCCATTGAGAAAGATActacacaaaaagaaaactttgaaaaataatgattaattataaaat encodes:
- the LOC121255347 gene encoding basic form of pathogenesis-related protein 1-like; amino-acid sequence: MGFSKFFLAICFIGFTLIQASLAQNSYRDFLNAHNAARAEVGVAPLTWNHTLQVYARNYANKRRDCNLEHSNGPYGENIALGSGNFTALEAVKMWVDEKQYYDPKSGSCKGEGCGHYTQVVWRDTKRIGCARVRCNKDGWIFMTCNYDPSGNYYGERPF